One Fusarium falciforme chromosome 12, complete sequence DNA window includes the following coding sequences:
- a CDS encoding Carrier domain-containing protein → MFSNATQQPQPIQRHDTPHGTINEASPYLLNGHGIDHVPLNGHNHDIQPSLNGNPTNTRPIAICGMALRLPGGIKNPEAFWDVLINGKDLQAPVPPTRWNAAGFTNKLGSRSSIAAQKGYFLSDDLSTLDTSFFTMSKRELERCDPQQRKLLEITREVLESAGETEFRGKPIGCYVGTFGEDWLQMSGKEDQHIGGYPLAAYGDLILANRISFEYDLKGPSMVIKTGCSASLVGLHEACRAIQSGDCSSAIVAGANLVMGPIPTSVMAGEGMLSPDGSCKTFDASANGYARGEAINALYIKPLDDAIRDNNPIRAVIRNTATNSDGKSQGILAPNGASHEALMRKVYGDIGLDPGKTAFVECHGTGTPTGDPIEATAVGNVFGQHGVYIGSVKPNTGHAEGASGITSIIKAVLALENNTIPPNIKFNNPNPKIPFDTKKLKVPTEPESWPEGRDKRVSVNSFGIGGSNAHVILDAPPSLSTQTETTSSPKLIVMSANTSESLKQYLSTAQDYLAQHPHNAADMAYTLAHHRQSFPHRAFMVVKADGSLVETSSPARAPSSAPGVVMVFNGQGAQWPEMGKQLFETDAYFREDVMKMNDILKSLMHPPSWNLQDELFAPRGHSRVHQAELSQPLCTALQAALVRHLQRAGIHPSGVIGHSSGEIAAAYAAGGISLEEAIIAAYYRGYVTKLQTLKGGMGAVGLGVDGVSKYIQDGIVIACDNSPESVTLSGDVEVLDKVLGTIKAENPDTLTRRLKVEIAYHSDHMKPLATQYKDLMEPELARRDLKRPATIDVPFFSSVTGKMITSGDSLGPDYWISNLTSRVRFTSAVSKALKDLPNSVFVEIGPHSTLSGPLRQISTAVGADYRYVSTLKRSGDSSYNLLSTFGHLHQKGVPLDWSAIAPKSRALTNLPSYAWDYSSGSFWYETRLSRESRFREFGHHRLLGLRNPHSSSLEPAWRNNLTLEDEPWLGDHMVGSDVVFPFAGYIAMAGEAIRQTTGISEGYRVQDATARSAMMLSDQPVEVVTTLRPVNLSDTSVFRWFTFTIVSHNGSSWTLHFEGQVKACNEALTPSLTPATSALVRPVASAGWYDALEHIGLVYGPEFQALEEIVTSATENLAVAKINNKSRQGDEAFLFHPAAMDNCLQLLLAATTRGLGRNFGQLRVPTSIDDLVVRRSSTSMDVVASAQSLDNLAVEVVTDGKVSLRLNGLQLTPVDDGQDQQQERHAAARLEWLPDFDLMNHKTLFSSTRSDLKEARMHEEMTLLCILETAEKVRNLEPGNWHFEKFRNWLNMEIDRARQGTYPVVEQSKDFAEMSSPQRRVMIDQYYETLVQSTTRAFFAVGLKAIYDNCEGIFTGEVDALETLMKDNVLAEIYNAVSFGKGDFLKLLAHSRPDLRILEVGAGTGGTTEMILRNLARPDGLPAYSVYTFSDISAGFFPQARERFHYAPNMDYRAFDISKDPFEQGFKANTYDVILAPNVIHATESLNKTLSNLQPLLRTGGLLVLTELCGVVRTPNYVFGNFSGWWLGEADGREWEPYVSVERWDHELKSAGFSGVDTAVLDAEEPFNYGAAVVSTKVENGKNPKAFVNTSSVSIITTEPESVLARKLTAELNECGMPTSMHSLPEAATLSPDADIISLVDLEIDFFQNTSQQQFKDFQDFLNSHKTGRVLWLTKPAQANCQDPQSSLSIGLARCIRAESQIPFHTLEIQPDESCFAGLVAKVLNKIRRTVDDGLLSPDREYIVDEGLVKIGRYQPLLVGQELKESSSAAAIDTSDDVKELFVSKRKLAWANETQPELGENEVVVDTHTVALSAGADSAVFKMEEDASLSHDLLQVAGMVSAVGPNVEGLAVGDRVLATATDCSIKTKMTCLESLAQKIPQSLDFEDAVAMAIPFTTAHESLINVGQLQKGQSVLIHPAATAIGQAAIQIAKFIGAKIYATAASQEEAEILDEAYGIDVGHIFTCHEDSLAATLKRETSNCGVDLVLHSVPGVSSQALRDCVADFGKMIDLGKTDSLGREPLTMRRFLKVRYCHGVNMAQLTRIRPQRMAELIRKSIQLFEDGLIEPIGSAVFEAVDIEKAFRQLRDEHVDNVVVRIPTDASTLSTTPRYTKLRMRSDASYLLTGGMGGLGVGISRWLVERGARSLVFLSRSAGQKPKDEAFIRELESCGCSVVTVAGQAQSMEDVQRAISLAPHPIRGVVHLAMVLRDNPIATMSYEDWTTTTAPKIQGAWNLHECLKAHDLDFMVMASSINTIVESPGQGNYSAANTFLEAFTQYRRSLSLPASVLNICAIEDVGYVAENAFAKKNIKSQGLYSLREKELLDFFELAIRLSPASTTTPDSSSRLVEETEVDHHAKLTQHHPWSSKGQVVMGLRSESDLNDTNTRTNWRRDRRMGFYHNYNRTKTTDQDESSNKLAEFLSSAADSPNILDEAATSAFLAREIGNKVFNLILKDAENLDTSLTLQQVGLDSLMAIELRRWWKLAFGLEISVLELMATGTMEALGTVAAKGLKGRLTSSG, encoded by the exons ATGTTCTCAAACGCCACGCAACAGCCACAGCCCATTCAACGTCATGACACCCCCCATGGCACCATCAATGAAGCTTCCCCTTACCTGTTGAATGGGCATGGCATTGACCATGTTCCTTTGAACGGACACAACCATGACATCCAACCTTCTTTGAACGGCAACCCTACCAATACACGCCCCATTGCCATCTGTGGCATGGCGCTTCGTCTCCCAGGAGGAATCAAAAACCCAGAAGCCTTCTGGGACGTGCTCATCAACGGCAAAGACCTCCAGGCTCCAGTTCCACCAACTCGGTGGAACGCAGCCGGCTTCACCAACAAACTCGGCAGCCGTAGCTCCATCGCAGCTCAGAAGGGTTACTTTCTCTCAGACGACCTGTCCACCCTCGAcacctccttcttcaccatGAGCAAGAGGGAGCTTGAGAGGTGTGATCCACAGCAGCGAAAGCTTCTGGAGATTACTCGTGAAGTTTTGGAGAGTGCCGGGGAGACTGAGTTTCGTGGTAAGCCCATTGGGTGCTATGTAGGCACGTTCGGTGAGGATTGGCTTCAGATGAGTGGTAAGGAGGACCAACACATCGGGGGATACCCTCTGGCCGCCTACGGTGACCTTATCCTTGCCAACCGCATCTCTTTTGAGTATGACCTGAAAGGTCCAAG CATGGTCATCAAGACTGGCTGCTCGGCCTCCCTTGTCGGCTTACACGAGGCTTGCCGAGCCATCCAAAGTGGGGACTGCTCCTCTGCCATTGTTGCTGGCGCCAACCTGGTCATGGGTCCTATCCCCACGTCCGTCATGGCTGGTGAGGGCATGCTCTCGCCAGATGGCTCTTGCAAGACGTTTGATGCCTCTGCTAACGGGTATGCCCGTGGTGAGGCCATCAATGCACTCTACATCAAGCCCCTGGATGACGCCATTCGTGACAACAACCCGATTAGGGCTGTTATTCGGAACACTGCTACTAACAGCGATGGAAAGAGTCAGGGCATCCTGGCCCCTAACGGTGCATCACATGAAGCGCTCATGCGCAAGGTCTACGGGGACATTGGTCTAGACCCGGGCAAAACTGCATTTGTCGAG TGCCATGGGACTGGGACACCGACTGGTGACCCTATCGAGGCCACTGCCGTCGGCAATGTCTTTGGACAGCATGGTGTCTACATTGGATCT GTCAAACCCAACACCGGTCATGCTGAAGGAGCATCGGGCAtcaccagcatcatcaaggctgtCCTAGCTCTTGAGAACAACACCATTCCTCCAAACATCAAGTTCAACAACCCAAACCCCAAGA TCCCCTTTgacaccaagaagctcaaggtaCCTACCGAGCCTGAGTCATGGCCAGAAGGTCGGGACAAGAGAGTGAGCGTCAACTCTTTTGGCATCGGAGGTTCCAATGCCCAT GTTATTCTTGATGCACCTCCAAGCTTGTCCACTCAAACTGAGACAACCTCGAGCCCCAAGCTCATCGTCATGTCTGCAAACACGAGTGAATCTCTGAAGCAGTACCTTTCGACCGCCCAAGACTACCTGGCACAACACCCACACAACGCTGCCGACATGGCGTACACGCTGGCCCACCATCGCCAATCCTTCCCTCATCGTGCATTCATGGTGGTCAAGGCAGACGGCTCGCTGGTCGAGACGTCCTCCCCCGCCAGGGCTCCAAGCTCAGCTCCTGGAGTTGTCATGGTCTTCAACGGCCAGGGCGCTCAGTGGCCTGAGATGGGAAAGCAGCTCTTCGAGACAGATGCCTATTTCAGAGAAGacgtgatgaagatgaacgACATCCTCAAGTCTTTGATGCATCCTCCCAGTTGGAACCTCCAAG ATGAGCTCTTTGCTCCTCGCGGCCACAGTCGGGTCCATCAAGCTGAGCTCTCCCAACCTCTCTGTACAGCACTGCAAGCTGCGCTTGTCCGTCACTTGCAACGTGCTGGCATTCACCCATCGGGGGTCATCGGTCACTCCAGTGGAGAGATCGCGGCAGCATACGCAGCTGGAGGTATTTCcctggaagaggccatcatcgCCGCCTACTATCGAGGCTATGTGACCAAGCTTCAGACCCTAAAGGGTGGCATGGGCGCTGTTGGTCTGGGCGTGGATGGCGTGTCAAAGTACATCCAAGATGGTATCGTCATCGCCTGTGACAACAGTCCTGAGAGTGTCACTTTATCTGGCGATGTGGAGGTGCTGGATAAGGTGCTCGGCACCATCAAGGCAGAGAACCCCGATACTCTGACCAGGAGACTCAAGGTCGAGATCGCCTACCATTCAGATCATATGAAGCCTTTGGCAACCCAGTACAAGGATCTGATGGAACCTGAACTGGCAAGGCGAGATCTGAAGCGACCCGCTACCATCGACGTCCCCTTCTTTTCGTCTGTCACAGGCAAGATGATTACTTCTGGTGACAGTCTGGGTCCGGATTACTGGATCTCCAACCTGACCTCGCGGGTTCGCTTTACTTCAGCTGTCAGCAAGGCTCTTAAAGATCTCCCAAACAGTGTCTTTGTCGAGATTGGCCCTCATTCTACCCTCTCTGGACCACTCCGCCAAATCTCGACTGCTGTTGGCGCAGACTATCGTTACGTCTCTACCCTCAAACGCAGCGGCGACTCTTCTTACAACTTGCTGTCTACCTTTGGCCATTTGCACCAGAAGGGAGTCCCCCTGGACTGGTCAGCCATTGCCCCCAAAAGCAGAGCCTTGACCAACCTGCCCAGCTACGCCTGGGATTATAGCAGCGGTTCATTCTGGTACGAGACTCGCTTGTCTAGAGAGTCGAGGTTCCGTGAGTTTGGCCACCATCGTCTTCTAGGTCTTCGCAACCCGCACAGTTCGAGCTTAGAACCGGCTTGGCGCAACAACTTGACCCTTGAAGATGAGCCTTGGTTGGGTGACCACATGGTCGGATCTGATGTTGTCTTTCCGTTTGCTGGTTacatcgccatggctggcGAGGCTATTCGTCAGACGACAGGCATCTCAGAGGGCTATCGAGTTCAAGATGCCACGGCACGATCTGCAATGATGTTGTCCGACCAACCCGTTGAAGTGGTGACAACTCTTCGGCCCGTCAACCTCTCCGACACATCTGTGTTCAGATGGTTTACCTTCACTATTGTTTCTCACAATGGCTCTTCCTGGACACTTCACTTTGAGGGCCAGGTCAAGGCATGCAACGAGGCCTTGACTCCTTCTCTTACGCCGGCCACCAGTGCCCTTGTCCGTCCTGTTGCCTCAGCCGGTTGGTACGATGCGCTGGAACACATCGGCCTTGTGTACGGTCCCGAGTTCCAAGCACTCGAGGAAATTGTAACCTCAGCTACGGAGAACCTGGCGGttgccaagatcaacaacaagAGTCGACAAGGCGATGAAgccttcctcttccatccCGCCGCCATGGATAATTGTCTTCAGCTGCTTCTTGCAGCTACAACAAGAGGTCTTGGCAGAAACTTTGGTCAGCTTCGTGTACCGACTAGTATCGACGACTTGGTTGTCAGGCGCAGCTCTACTAGCATGGATGTCGTGGCCTCAGCTCAATCCCTTGACAACCTTGCTGTCGAGGTTGTCACGGATGGCAAAGTTTCACTTCGTCTAAACGGCTTGCAGCTGACGCCTGTCGATGACGGACAAGACCAGCAACAAGAACGCCATGCAGCTGCACGCCTTGAGTGGTTGCCGGACTTTGACCTAATGAATCACAAGACGCTCTTCAGTTCGACACGGTCAGACTTGAAGGAAGCGCGGATGCATGAGGAGATGACCCTCCTCTGCATCTTGGAAACCGCTGAGAAAGTTCGAAATCTCGAGCCCGGTAACTGGCACTTCGAAAAGTTCCGGAATTGGCTGAACATGGAGATCGATCGTGCCAGACAAGGCACGTACCCCGTCGTCGAGCAGAGCAAGGACTTTGCTGAGATGTCGTCCCCGCAACGTCGTGTCATGATCGACCAGTACTATGAGACTCTAGTTCAGAGCACTACGAGGGCATTCTTTGCCGTTGGTCTCAAAGCCATCTACGACAACTGCGAGGGCATCTTCACTGGTGAGGTCGATGCTCTGGAAACTCTCATGAAGGATAATGTGTTGGCTGAGATCTACAACGCCGTCAGCTTCGGGAAAGGCGACTTCTTGAAGCTTTTGGCACATTCAAGACCAGATCTCCGCATCCTCGAGGTCGGTGCCGGAACTGGCGGTACAACCGAGATGATCCTTCGCAACTTGGCCAGACCAGATGGTCTCCCAGCGTACAGCGTCTACACTTTCAGCGACATCTCAGCCGGGTTCTTCCCGCAAGCTCGAGAACGCTTCCATTATGCGCCCAACATGGACTACCGTGCCTTTGATATCTCCAAGGACCCATTCGAACAAGGCTTCAAAGCCAACACGTACGACGTCATTCTTGCTCCGAATGTCATCCACGCTACTGAGTCCCTCAACAAGACCTTGTCCAACCTTCAGCCACTGCTACGCACAGGCGGCCTCTTGGTGCTGACCGAGCTCTGCGGTGTTGTGCGTACTCCCAACTATGTCTTTGGGAACTTCTCAGGATGGTGGCTCGGTGAGGCTGATGGAAGAGAGTGGGAGCCGTATGTCAGTGTTGAGAGATGGGACCACGAGCTCAAGTCGGCTGGTTTCTCTGGAGTTGACACTGCTGTGCTCGACGCTGAAGAACCTTTCAACTAtggtgctgctgttgtcAGTACCAAGGTGGAGAATGGCAAGAACCCGAAGGCTTTTGTGAACACCAGCAGCGTGTCCATCATCACGACGGAGCCTGAGAGCGTTCTAGCCAGGAAGTTGACGGCAGAGCTCAATGAGTGTGGCATGCCCACCAGCATGCATAGCTTACCTGAAGCTGCCACCCTGTCACCGGACGCCGATATCATCTCCCTGGTCGACCTCGAGATCGACTTCTTTCAAAACACCAGCCAACAGCAGTTCAAAGACTTTCAGGACTTCTTGAACAGTCACAAGACGGGACGGGTCCTGTGGCTGACCAAGCCAGCTCAGGCCAACTGTCAAGATCCACAATCATCCCTTTCCATTGGCCTCGCACGTTGTATCCGTGCCGAGTCTCAGATCCCATTCCACACCCTCGAGATCCAACCTGATGAGTCTTGTTTTGCCGGACTGGTGGCCAAGGTTCTGAATAAGATCCGGCGGACAGTTGACGATGGGCTGCTGTCTCCAGACAGGGAGTACATCGTTGACGAGGGACTTGTCAAGATCGGCCGTTATCAGCCACTGCTCGTTGGCCAAGAGCTCAAAGAGTCGAGCTCAGCTGCTGCTATTGACACAAGTGATGATGTTAAGGAGCTCTTTGTTTCGAAGCGCAAGCTAGCTTGGGCAAATGAAACTCAACCGGAGCTAGGAGAGAACGAGGTCGTTGTCGACACACACACCGTGGCACTCAGCGCCGGTGCTGATAGTGCAGTCTTCAaaatggaggaggatgcgtcTCTCAGCCATGATCTTCTCCAAGTGGCTGGTATGGTGTCAGCTGTTGGCCCGAACGTTGAAGGTCTGGCTGTTGGCGACCGTGTCCTTGCTACAGCGACAGACTGCtccatcaagaccaagatgacTTGCCTCGAATCTCTGGCTCAGAAGATTCCACAAAGTCTGGACTTTGAGGATGCTGTAGCGATGGCGATTCCTTTCACCACCGCTCATGAGAGCCTCATCAACGTTGGGCAACTCCAGAAAGGCCAG TCTGTCTTGATTCATCCTGCAGCCACTGCCATCGGTCAAGCCGCCATCCAGATCGCCAAGTTCATCGGCGCCAAG ATATATGCTACAGCGGCCAGCCAAGAAGAGGCAGAGATCCTCGATGAGGCCTACGGGATTGATGTCGGTCACATTTTTACCTGCCATGAAGATTCTCTTGCCGCTACTCTCAAGCGTGAAACCAGCAACTGCGGCGTTGATCTTGTCCTCCACTCAGTCCCCGGTGTCTCCAGCCAAGCTTTGAGGGACTGTGTTGCCGATTTCGGCAAAATGATCGACCTTGGGAAGACAGACAGCCTTGGCCGAGAACCTCTCACCATGAGGAGATTCTTGAAGGTCAGATATTGCCATGGCGTCAACATGGCCCAGTTGACTCGGATAAGACCCCAGCGGATGGCAGA GCTTATCAGAAAGAGCATCCAGCTTTTCGAAGACGGCCTGATCGAACCCATCGGCTCTGCCGTGTTTGAGGCAGTTGACATTGAGAAGGCCTTCCGGCAACTCAGAGACGAGCACGTTGACAACGTCGTGGTGAGGATCCCTACAGATGCCTCAACTCTCTCTACAACACCGCGCTACACCAAGCTAAGAATGAGGAGCGACGCTTCCTACCTCCTTACAGGCGGTATGGGAGGCCTTGGAGTGGGCATCTCAAGATGGCTTGTTGAGCGCGGAGCAAGATCTCTGGTCTTCCTCTCCCGCAGTGCAGGCCAAAAGCCCAAAGACGAAGCGTTCATCAGAGAGCTCGAGTCGTGCGGGTGCTCGGTAGTGACAGTGGCCGGTCAAGCTCAGTCGATGGAAGACGTGCAGAGAGCCATCTCGCTCGCACCACATCCCATCAGGGGCGTGGTTCATCTTGCCATGGTTCTTCGCGACAATCCCATTGCCACCATGTCATATGAGGATTGGACAACAACCACCGCCCCAAAGATACAGGGAGCGTGGAACCTGCATGAGTGCCTCAAAGCCCACGACCTTGACTTCATGGTCATGGCGagctccatcaacaccatcgtcGAAAGTCCAGGTCAGGGCAACTACTCGGCAGCCAACACGTTCCTCGAGGCATTCACCCAGTATCGACGGTCGCTCTCCCTTCCGGCGTCTGTACTGAACATCTGTGCCATCGAGGATGTGGGATATGTGGCTGAAAAcgcctttgccaagaagaacatCAAGTCTCAAGGCCTGTACAGCCTACGAGAGAAGGAACTGCTGGACTTTTTCGAGCTTGCCATCAGACTATCACCAGCCTCCACCACTACACCTGACTCATCGTCGAGGCTAGTGGAGGAAACCGAGGTTGACCATCACGCCAAATTGACACAGCATCATCCATGGAGCAGCAAGGGGCAAGTCGTCATGGGTCTGCGATCTGAGAGCGATCTCAACGACACCAACACGCGAACCAACTGGCGGCGAGATCGTCGAATGGGCTTCTACCACAACTACAACAGGACCAAGACCACAGACCAGGACGAGTCTTCCAACAAGCTTGCCGAATTTCTCTCCAGCGCTGCAGACAGCCCCAATATTCTCGATGAAGCAGCCACTTCCGCCTTCTTGGCTCGAGAAATCGGCAACAAGGTGttcaatctcatcctcaagGACGCTGAGAACCTGGACACGAGCTTGACACTTCAGCAGGTTGGCCTTGATTCGCTCATGGCTATTGAGCTACGTCGCTGGTGGAAGCTTGCTTTTGGCCTGGAGATTAGTGTGTTGGAGCTCATGGCTACCGGAACTATGGAAGCGCTTGGGACCGTTGCTGCCAAGGGACTGAAGGGGAGATTGACTTCAAGTGGTTAG